A genomic window from Akkermansiaceae bacterium includes:
- a CDS encoding polysaccharide deacetylase family protein, whose protein sequence is MTLPRHPFLIITVSALTMLVACSAKDKAKKTTANPGYRTPTLQGPALRNPDINLPNGLHGDVGVSHSRGRTTMPYIAITYDDGPHPQNTPRLLDMLRERNIKATFYVIGRNVNMYPHIVRRIVAEGHEVGNHTWTHRKLTALSDDSVRMEMSKTRDAIVAASGVKPRTMRPPYGALRQDQRAWIYKEYGYPTILWNVDPEDWKRPGTSVVTSRIVNGTRNGSIVLAHDLHKPTVDAMPATLDGLLRRGFKFVTVSQLLALNPPTASTSAASNTPAGPVAPATTVSPVTTIPVTTSVAR, encoded by the coding sequence ATGACGCTCCCCAGACACCCGTTTCTCATCATTACTGTCTCTGCATTGACCATGCTTGTTGCATGCTCGGCCAAAGACAAGGCGAAGAAGACAACCGCCAACCCAGGATACCGCACGCCTACCCTGCAAGGCCCCGCCCTGCGTAACCCCGATATCAATCTACCTAACGGCCTGCACGGCGACGTCGGCGTCAGCCACTCGCGTGGACGCACTACCATGCCCTACATCGCAATCACCTATGATGATGGTCCGCATCCGCAGAATACACCTCGCTTGTTGGACATGCTGCGCGAGCGCAACATCAAGGCCACCTTTTATGTGATCGGCCGTAACGTCAACATGTATCCACACATCGTGCGCCGCATTGTGGCCGAAGGCCATGAGGTCGGCAACCACACATGGACCCACCGTAAACTCACCGCTCTCAGCGATGATTCCGTGCGGATGGAGATGAGCAAGACGCGCGACGCCATCGTCGCGGCAAGTGGAGTGAAACCTAGGACCATGCGCCCTCCCTACGGTGCGCTCAGGCAAGACCAGCGTGCCTGGATTTACAAGGAATACGGCTACCCGACCATTCTGTGGAATGTCGATCCAGAGGACTGGAAGCGTCCGGGCACCTCGGTAGTCACATCCCGTATTGTCAATGGCACCCGTAATGGCTCCATCGTCCTGGCCCACGACTTGCACAAACCCACCGTCGATGCCATGCCCGCCACTCTCGATGGCCTGCTTCGCCGCGGCTTCAAATTCGTCACGGTCTCCCAGTTGCTGGCACTGAATCCGCCCACGGCATCGACATCGGCGGCATCCAACACTCCGGCAGGGCCAGTGGCACCTGCAACCACCGTCTCACCGGTGACCACCATTCCAGTAACCACATCGGTGGCAAGATAA